One Vigna unguiculata cultivar IT97K-499-35 chromosome 11, ASM411807v1, whole genome shotgun sequence DNA window includes the following coding sequences:
- the LOC114170085 gene encoding uncharacterized protein LOC114170085, translated as MGNCLRKSKISAQVHEKVKVVPTMSKLEAAEMEERMKKKVRLMVKNGGSCKSGGLRIRVVMSQEELKKMLSQQQSTSMEQLLHAVKLRGGRISEVGDDCFDDDERIGSWKPSLDSIPEDSYSSV; from the coding sequence ATGGGAAACTGTTTGAGGAAAAGCAAGATATCAGCACAGGTTCATGAGAAGGTAAAGGTAGTTCCAACAATGTCCAAGTTGGAAGCAGCAGAGATGGAAGAAAGGATGAAGAAGAAGGTGAGGTTGATGGTGAAAAATGGTGGAAGTTGTAAAAGTGGGGGTTTGAGGATTAGGGTTGTGATGAGTCAGGAAGAGTTGAAGAAGATGCTGAGTCAGCAGCAGAGTACTTCAATGGAGCAATTGCTGCATGCTGTGAAGTTGAGAGGTGGAAGAATTTCAGAAGTTGGTGATGattgttttgatgatgatgagagAATCGGTTCTTGGAAGCCATCTTTAGACAGTATTCCAGAAGATTCATATTCATCGGTTTGA